In the genome of Bradysia coprophila strain Holo2 unplaced genomic scaffold, BU_Bcop_v1 contig_232, whole genome shotgun sequence, one region contains:
- the LOC119077075 gene encoding uncharacterized protein LOC119077075, which translates to MKFLTCLVVFVLLVETISATSFNREDKEKKISFSVAKEWESFSKKDACCGCNCSCVDPNKETKEKVQEYYDGCREVTWEFRGEAYVIADNVMKSFEDYLKKLFFFSGTNSTLPANSNAMLVTMGKCNKMNKSALNIIFEFEKVLPTVVIDFKNVADNLTPYLGDLTCSFKEALDELGCVFRQVMKDFLLSCKLTGCKLAVDYEPVFKKLQKLMNTVAFIAETALKNKCEIKPEVQESVTILSAQFWYFNIVAQGIYSCVMDTLYENECVVVQTTTSVSMSFNYALVSFTQAISTVVQPISQTITGFLATFVNLTAALNTLVKDILGLFGGLTITAAEVTQNILKNIKLTQLTSTLKGRTNIVKGFALN; encoded by the exons ATGAAGTTCTTAACGTGTTTGgtcgttttcgttttgttagttgag aCTATCAGCGCCACCTCCTTTAACCGTGAAGATAAGGAAAAGAAGATTAGCTTCAGCGTAGCCAAAGAATGGGAAAGCTTCAGCAAAAAAGACGCTTGCTGCGGATGTAACTGTAGCTGCGTTGATCCGAATAAAGAAACAAAGGAGAAGGTCCAAGAATACTATGACGGATGTCGAGAGGTTACTTGGGAATTCCGTGGCGAAGCATACGTTATAGCTGATAACGTAATGAAATCCTTCGAAGACTACTTAAAGAAACTATTCTTTTTCTCCGGTACCAACTCAACACTACCGGCGAATTCAAACGCAATGTTAGTGACAATGGgtaaatgtaataaaatgaacaaatcCGCCCTCAATATTATCTTCGAATTCGAGAAGGTTTTACCGACTGTGGTGAtagatttcaaaaatgtcgcTGATAATTTGACTCCATATCTGGGTGATCTGACTTGCTCCTTCAAGGAAGCACTGGATGAGCTGGGTTGCGTATTTAGACAGGTTatgaaagattttcttttaagttGCAAACTGACAGGATGTAAATTGGCAGTTGATTATGaaccagtatttaaaaaattacaaaaacttATGAACACGGTGGCGTTTATAGCCGAAACAGCGctaaaaaacaaatgtgaaATTAAGCCCGAAGTACAAGAGTCAGTGACGATTTTAAGTGCGCAATTTTGGTACTTTAATATCGTAGCTCAGGGAATATATAGCTGTGTCATGGATACGctgtacgaaaatgaatgtGTCGTTGTACAAACAACGACATCCGTTTCGATGTCATTCAACTACGCGCTTGTATCATTTACCCAAGCTATCAGCACCGTCGTTCAGCCAATTAGCCAAACTATCACAGGTTTTCTAGCCACTTTTGTCAACTTAACCGCTGCACTGAATACATTGGTAAAAGATATCCTTGGACTGTTTGGTGGCCTGACAATAACTGCTGCGGAGGTGACGcagaatattttgaaaaatatcaaacttACACAACTTACGTCAACTCTGAAAGGACGTACTAACATTGTAAAGGGATTtgctttgaattga